The window ttgcaaaccaaaattttaaaactaaaaataaataattaaaaaaacgaTTGTTTTAAGAATTTAACTAAGAATTCAACCTTGGGTAAAGATTAAAAACATTATtaagatttgaaaaaaataatgctcaaatttaaaaatattaaaaaaaggaTGAAATAGTTACAAAAATAGTATTTCTGTATTTAAAAAAACCGTATATTTCCCCCTATATCCCGCGCTCCCATTAGGGAATTGGAAATGAAAACTCAGCTTTTCGTGAGGCGAAACTTTCGCTGACCGACATGTCGGCTCGGTCCATGCAAACCAACACAATCACACACTCTCCATAAAACTGCATTACAACACTTTCTTTATAGCCCCACAACCAAACAACCTGCTCCTTTCAATTTACATTCTCTTCCTTcgtcttcttttcttcttcttcttcttcttcttcttcttcttcttcttcttcataaaTCCATCATCTTTCTCCATTTCCAGAATCAAGATCAGTAAAACCCATTTTCAGTATGAGAACTAGCAACCATTTGATTGGGTTACTCAACTTCCTAACTTTCGTCCTCTCAATCCCCATCCTCGCTGGTGGGATATGGCTCAGTAGCAAAGCCAACAGTACCGAGTGTCTTAGATTCCTTCAGTGGCCCTTGATCATAATCGGAGTTGCGATTATGGTTGTTTCACTCGCTGGATTTGCCGGCGCGTGTTACCGGAACACTTTTCTCATGTGGCTTTACCTCTTTGTTATGTTTTTCATCATCGTTGCTTTGATTGTTTTTATTGTCTTTGCTTATGCTGTCACTGATAAAGGCTCTGGCCGGACAGTCCCCAGTAGGGTGTATTTGGATTATTATCTTCAGGATTATTCCGGTTGGTTGAAGGATCGAGTTGCAGAGGAGAGCTATTGGGAGAAAATCAGTTCGTGTATTAGAGATTCTAAGGTTTGTAAGAAGATGGGAAGAATTGTTGGGGGTGTTCCTGAGTCTGTTGAAATGTTTAGTCTCAGGAAGCTCAGCCCTATTGAGGTATTGTTTTGCtgtgattttgaattttttccCCTTCGATGTTCTTCTGTTATTCATATGATTTGTTTTCCCCtgtttgttgatttgtttgataatATTTGGAAGTGGATTTGTTGGGTCAGAGTTGGATTTCTGATCCACTCTCCCTTTTTGGGTTTGCAAAAAAGTTGGAATCAGAGGGAATAGAATAGGAAGGGAGAGTGGAAAGGCACTTTTAGGTGGTTTTGACTTCTGATGGATTTAAGGTTTCTAATATTAAATGGGCAAGCTAAACTCAAGGAAGTTTTTCTGGTGGCTTTTCATGGTGGATTGCAACTTGCAAGctttattaatttaaactctAGGATGGCTTTTGGTGTAAAGGCAAACTAACTTTTTCCCTCTTCAAAAGTTGCCTGTTACGTTACTTTTTCCTCATAAGGTTGCTCTATGTGAAAAAGAGTTCTTCATTATTGCAAATCTTCTTCTGGGATGGAGGTTTTGAACTTCCATTATCTAAGAATCTCCCAACAGTTCCCAAAGAAAGTATGACTGAGTTATTTAGAACACATTAGAGTATTGGGACATTCTCATATAGGTTCAAAGAGTGAAATCAACTAGCCTATAGATTACTTTCTGCCGTAGTGTTGTCGCAATCAATGCCAAATGGCCGGTGGACGCCGCCCTATCTTAGAAAAAAAGATGAATCAAAATCAGAAAAACCATCTAGTTTTTGGGAGTGAAAAGCTTTTGCTTAACTATTTTGTATGTTCTGTTCTGGCATCAATACGAcacttttctcttcttttgaaAGATCAATATATGTCGTTTTCCCCTTTCTTCTGTGAGAGCAATGTCTGCTGGATTTGTAAGTTTGTTTGTATGTTGAAGTTACTTTACCCTTAGAACATCCTCCTCTTTTGGTGGGACATATTCTTTTGGTTTGTATGTTGGATTATAATGGAAGTCAAAGCCATCTGGTGAAGTTACTCTGAAACTTTTATCAGTAAGACAATTTAGGATGGAGGGAATCTTCCTCCAGTTTCTCTCAGCTTTTCTGCTATTTTTCTATTAGTTCTGTATGATATAAAATggatttgttatttttttaataactgGGTCATGTTCTTCGTCTTATGCTCATTTTCATGACCCAACTCACTAATTTCTCGGAAGCTTCAGTCATTCCTCTTAGTTCAGCTCTAAGGGACAAtagatattttaaattatttagacCTGTTTGATGACTACTTGGTTTTGTAAATTTAACTTACAAATTGTAAACACGAAAactatttgttttttaaaaattaagcttgTAAAACACTACGTACCGAAAAAGAGGCTTATAAATACTACTTACACATATTGATTGTGTTGTTATCTAATATTTAGGAGTGTTTAGAAAAGGGAccaaaactaagaaaaaaaactttaaagaactatttttgttttttggaatttgggtataattcaaatatttagttaggaaCGAAACCATGAATCCATGATAAACAAGTGGCACAAATTTCAAAACCAAATGGTCCGACAAGACCTTTAAACTTGTATCTGGAACTTTAACCAAAGTCTTTGACCAAGAAAACAAAACCTACAGTAAAAGCGAGTTGTGagtttcaaaaacaaaatatgaAACAGAGATGTATAATAAAATTGCGCAGTTCTAAGACGAGGACCTTCGTGATCTGGATTACTTTAAAATGGTctattatattcaataatataacATTTTCCTCGCGAATTGATtctcaaagaaaaaagaaactgtTATTTATATAAAGAAGGCGACTTTAAATATTAACTTCTACACCTGATGCATGTTTGTTGTAGAAACTAGCAAGAGTGTAATATGCCGAAAGATGTAGGGAAACTGTTGTCTTAAATTTAACATTCATTCTTTTGAGAGTCTGAATGTTTTCAATTTGATTTGTTCAGTCTGGTTGCTGTAAGCCTCCTTCAGATTGTGGCTTTGCTTATCAAAATGAGACTGTGTGGACTGGTGTAGAAGGGACGGGGATGGTGCTTGTCAATTCAGATTGCACGAACTGGAACAATGATCAATCGGAGCTCTGTTACAACTGCGACTCTTGTAAAGCAGGCGTGCTGGCCAGCCTCAAGAGAAGCTGGAGGAAAGTCTCGGTTATTAACATCGTTGTCTTGATCATTCTAGTGATTGCTTATGTCATTGGCCTTGCAGCATTCAGGAACAACCGACGCATCGATAACGAAGAAGCATCCGGGGAAGCGCGGATGGAGAAGGCACGACCAAGCTGGATTCATTCTTAACTGAGTCATTGTtgggatatagatatgattatTGTTCAAATGAACGCATTTTGAGGCTTTGGTTCTTTGCTTGTAGTGATGTTTGGTAATTGGTAGTGTGATCGTTTTGCGTGTCCTTTGTGTATATACTGTTTGTGGCATTTGTAGTGATTGAAATTTGTGATTGTTATTATATCATCTTTGATAAGCCTTGTAAAGTCTCGAGCTTGCTTGGTCAATTTTTATAGGCAGgcaaaaaagaatttgtatagGGAAGTGTTATAACTTTTAAgtttcattcaaatttgaaacTTAAAAGTAGGAAATTAGACGAAGGGTCGGTTTGGATTGTTGCGAAATAAATGTTTTCTTATCATCGTcaaatattacaattttttttaaatgacttattttctaaaattaaacaCTTAGACGATCACGAGGTTGATAGTTTGAATTTTAATCATTAAAAACACCCGTCAATAAATATAGATAAATCAAATATAAAGATATGTAGTATTTTGTTTGGGATGTATAGAGATGGAATTAAAATTTCTTTAGGGAttaggaattttttttaaataatgtgtttttaaacataatgtcaaaaataattagaaggtaaattattgacaaaaataggatACACGACTTTGCTTGGAAGTCGTGGACGGTGTACGACTTTAATGTGTAGAccccactttttttttaatatttaatatcaaatttccaaaaatatctttcttattaaatatgtttCCAAATTCCCATTTCTAAAACAacattttcttattaaatatatttctaaatttcaagtttcaatctccaattttttttgtaagaaaatatatattaacaaaatatattattaaatatctaaatctccaaattctaattttcaaaaatatcttttttttattaaatatattttcaaatttcaattttcaatttaaaaaaatatctttccaaattagatatgttattaaaaaatataatatctaattttaGAATTATTCTTGTCATACTTTCTCATTTTGATTCTAAAAAGAAttagatattttgttaatatcagtgaattgtaaatatttgtttaatatattttctaataatatattttgttaatatatttcTATTAAAAAATTGGAGactagaatttgaaatttgaaaaagtatttttagagattgaattttgaaatttagaaagatattttttaaaattaattagaatttaaaaatatatttaataagaaaatatatttttggaatttggaatttggagattgaaatttgaaatttagaaatatatttaataaagaaatgtatttttaaaaattaaaattagaatttgaaaaaatatttaataagaaagatgtttttgaaaattaaaatttagaaatattcaataagaaaaaaagagtgAGGTGTACGTATTGAAGTAAGCAAAATCATGTATAGGTACACACGTCGCCCACCTTCTACCCTAtttttttacattatttttaaaaagtatattattaaaaagaaaagaaaaaaggactCAGGGATTAGGGTCTGTGGAATTTTGGAAGATATCTAATATCGTATAAGTTATTGGAtaattttggaaaagaaaacaaagaatgtattaattAGTCGGAACATGGCAGAATCCCTTTCTTCAAGATCCTACAGATATGGATCGCTGCGGGGTAGGTTTTCCCTATTGCGAAAAGAATCGATTGGTTGAAATGAACTCAGACAATTTCTATAACAACCGTTCGGCTATGGAGGCCATGGTTTTCCCAAAGCATGATTGCTAAATTGTTTGTTGTTGATTCATCGGATCTGATTCTAAACAAAGAAGATGCCGGCTGCTTCCGAGGCAAGGTATTCTTACTtatcaattttgaaatattagaACACAAAGCATCGGTATAATGGTCGGAGGATTGAATGTTATATACGGGTGGTGAAATAAATATTGATGTTTTTGGCGCTCTACTTTTATTCATCTTGATTATTCATGTTCTTATTATGTTTACTTGTCGTTCTTGAGAAGTACTCAAGGGCTGGTTTATCTTCGTCCAATACCATAACCGAGACTGTATGTATAGATATACTCTGCTTGAATTTGCCAGTTTCGACTCGTGAGCTATGGAACATCATTATTTTTTAATGCCGTCGGGGATGTACTGTTCAAATTTGGAGGTTAGACACTATTGAATTTGGCTCTACCTGTGCAGCAGGGCCCAGATGATAACGAGTTTAAATGTGCTAGCGGCTATGGGGAATTGGGGAAGTTCACATATGAGGTATACCTCCAGCTTCCGTAGATTTAGGTGGGGATAGGTGAAGATTCCAGGAAATGCTTAGAAGTTTTAGATAGAACGACCATCAAGGCGATTTCAGCTTCTTCCATTACCAAGAATAAAAGAAGGATGTACTGCATCTTTTTGTTGTTTGGACTTCATAAATCACATGCTTTAGATTACCAGTTTGGGCAGGTGGAAATGCTAAATCAATTTGTGTTGATGTGCTAGCTGGTTCAGAAAGTAATATGATATGCAAGTGAATAATGGAACATATTGAATTGGCTGAATTCCATGCTGGTAACTCTGGTTGTACCTTCCAATGAGAACCATCCCTTCCTCTTGCCTTGATACAATACAATTATCAGGACTGATAATTCGGACAAGATTAGGAATATTATTAGAATTTTCAAGGGTGTATTAGTAATTAGCTACAGAAGTGGTCGTACTAATTTGTTATAAATAGTTGGGGAGGGGAAGGAGAAAGGGTTGGATGGATCTAATTGATTTAGAGCTTGAGCGATCTCAAGAAAGAGAGGACCCAAGTTCCGCAACTTACTTGGTTTATCTTTGGAGATTGTCTTTCATATTTCAATATAATATAGTTTGGTTTAAGCTTGTATTCTACCAAATTGGGTCCTGGGCTTCATAATTGGCTAAAAGGTTAAATGATTGTGGGTTTATGAAATGATGGTGTACAATCATTATATCAGGGAAGGTTTTATTACTTAAAGGACAAAGGCAAAGGCAAATTCTGGGCCCCTTTTAATGTTCTATTTCCACAGAAATTGGACTGACGAATAGCTGAATAGGCTTCCTTGACATGTTAGGTAACTCTTAAGGAGGAATTTAGAGAAGAGAATGGAGTTGTTCAATTTGAAGATTTGTTTAGTTGTAGGATCTACAATATAAGGAGTTAATAACTCATGGAATTGATGTTTATTAGTTGTAGTCCCTCAAATTCTTTAGGCCTAACAATGAGTAGAACAACTCCTCCTACTCCTAAGGTCACATCCCTAAATGACTTAGGCCTGTGATGAGATGCACTGTTGAGGTTCTTGTACCATTGATTTTTATCTTGAGTTCTGATTGGATATGCTAAAGCCCAGACTGTTGTAGTTTCTGGAATTTTGTTCGTCAACTTGGATGATTTTACAAAACTCATTCTTGCAAACATAACAAATTTGTGGAGCAGGGATTTCTTCTGCTCAACAGAAACGAAAGGGAAAAATATGTTCTTCGTGCTTTCCTCCAGTTCTGCTTGCTATTTACTCCTATTTCTTCGTGTATTGTGATGATATTCACTGAGGCATGTGACAGTAAATTTTGGGATAAGAAATAATGTGACGGTAAACATCTTTGCATTTGTGTGAATAAATTGAAAGATCATATGCTAAAATCACAACGACATGATCCTATTCAATCTTTCTATATTCTTTGCAATGAGCTTCTGAGTATTTGATATTGCCTCGGCCCTTATTCACCTGAGTTCATTCAACTCACTAGTTTCCAATTAGCTTAATTTTTTCCCTTCTCTGCGGAAAAAATATCCAAATTCTATAGGAGGCAGCCTGAAGTACGATTCAACacgtctttttctttttaaataaaataaatattcattcgagttgttttcaaatatattaaaatgatccaaaatatttataaatatagcaaaattttgctTTCACAACAGACTTTGATAGATTGTGGTATTTGCTATATTTGTGAATATTTTCAGctgttttgtcatttaaaacaatttccCTATCCATTAACGTATTTCATTCACAAATGCATGCACATACACACATATTccatgaaaaagaaaaggagttgATTCTCTCCTGTGCTCAACCCACAAGTTAGCTTAAAGTTTAAAAGTTATTTGACAGTGACAAATATTTTTCTCGTATATGGACAAACAAGAACAATTGGCATTGCTGTCCCCATGGATGGATAAATAGTCAGCATCTGCTGAACATTAAAACTAAAAGTTGAATGGAAGGCCATGAACTGTATGGTTCTTCCCCCTTCTCCTGGTTAATCTTCATGCCTTGTCAATGTAGGACCATGTAGTTTACGTTTGTCTGATAAccaattgattttttaaaattaagcatATAAACATTAGTTTCGTTCATGGAAACAATCTACTTTTACAAATGAAATCAAAATCCAAGCCAAGTTTTGAATGGAAAAATGTAACttttatttgagaatttgaTTAAGAATTCAAACGTTTCGTAGATTAAAACTAGTTTAAAAAAATGGTGAG is drawn from Cucumis melo cultivar AY chromosome 11, USDA_Cmelo_AY_1.0, whole genome shotgun sequence and contains these coding sequences:
- the LOC103501918 gene encoding tetraspanin-3, encoding MRTSNHLIGLLNFLTFVLSIPILAGGIWLSSKANSTECLRFLQWPLIIIGVAIMVVSLAGFAGACYRNTFLMWLYLFVMFFIIVALIVFIVFAYAVTDKGSGRTVPSRVYLDYYLQDYSGWLKDRVAEESYWEKISSCIRDSKVCKKMGRIVGGVPESVEMFSLRKLSPIESGCCKPPSDCGFAYQNETVWTGVEGTGMVLVNSDCTNWNNDQSELCYNCDSCKAGVLASLKRSWRKVSVINIVVLIILVIAYVIGLAAFRNNRRIDNEEASGEARMEKARPSWIHS